A region from the Syntrophales bacterium genome encodes:
- the hemC gene encoding hydroxymethylbilane synthase, whose protein sequence is MLRIGTRGSNLALKQAHWVADRLKEKYPDMITEISVIKTKGDRMQNISLANIGGKGVFVKEIEEALLKGDIAIAVHSMKDVPTELPEELEIGVVTEREDPRDVLISRENGKLEDLPTGARIGTGSLRRALQLRNLMPDIKIVSIRGNLDTRIKKLKTDDLDGVVVAAAGMKRMGWAESISQFIPIAVMVPSPGQGALGIELRKDDEEIRDIVSFLNHSSSSIEVMAERAFLTQLGGGCQVPIAAFGKQQDDELILRGLVGSLDGRTIVDDEVRGSSNDWEELGKILAERISSRGGRAILEEIYNI, encoded by the coding sequence ATTCTAAGAATAGGAACACGCGGAAGTAATCTGGCGTTGAAACAGGCACACTGGGTGGCCGACAGGCTGAAAGAGAAATACCCTGACATGATTACGGAGATTTCCGTAATCAAAACAAAGGGAGACAGGATGCAAAATATTTCTTTGGCCAATATCGGGGGGAAGGGTGTTTTTGTCAAGGAAATTGAAGAAGCGCTCCTTAAAGGCGACATTGCGATTGCTGTGCACAGTATGAAGGATGTTCCCACAGAACTTCCGGAAGAGTTAGAAATAGGAGTCGTGACCGAAAGAGAGGATCCCAGAGATGTTCTGATATCAAGGGAAAACGGAAAATTAGAGGATCTGCCAACCGGGGCCCGGATAGGTACAGGTTCCCTCAGAAGGGCATTACAACTGCGTAATTTAATGCCGGATATCAAAATAGTTTCTATCCGGGGTAATCTGGACACGAGAATAAAAAAGCTAAAAACAGATGATCTTGATGGCGTGGTGGTTGCAGCGGCCGGGATGAAACGTATGGGATGGGCAGAGAGTATCTCTCAATTCATCCCCATCGCAGTAATGGTCCCCTCCCCCGGACAGGGCGCACTTGGTATAGAACTGCGAAAGGATGATGAAGAAATAAGAGACATTGTCTCCTTTCTCAATCACAGCTCATCGTCGATTGAAGTTATGGCCGAGAGGGCTTTTTTAACACAATTGGGGGGAGGATGTCAGGTGCCGATAGCGGCCTTCGGTAAACAACAGGACGATGAGTTAATTTTAAGAGGCCTTGTGGGAAGTCTTGATGGCAGGACTATAGTGGATGACGAAGTCAGGGGAAGCAGTAATGATTGGGAAGAGCTGGGGAAGATATTAGCCGAAAGAATATCGTCAAGAGGCGGTCGGGCAATACTGGAAGAAATATACAATATATAA
- the ccsB gene encoding c-type cytochrome biogenesis protein CcsB, with the protein MDVLLFKIALCAYFISTLGYITSLLVKRVFVAKVSTWILVLAFIIHGFSFLFRCIETGHSPFINLYDSLSFFAWTITGTYLAFQVKTKTRVLGAFVSPLAFLLMMVASVQLGGEVSISSILQGRLVTIHVILSVSGEALFTLACCAGVMYLIQENFIKNKKSSGYSRLLPSLRDLDRVNHICLLWGFPMLTMGIIAGSIWARTAWGSHWQWDPKQIWTLFAWIFYALLLHQRLAIGWKGRKVALFSIVAFLILLFAFVGVNMFFITSHRFM; encoded by the coding sequence ATGGATGTTTTATTATTTAAAATTGCTCTTTGTGCTTATTTTATAAGTACTCTGGGATATATCACGTCTCTTCTCGTTAAGAGGGTTTTTGTGGCCAAGGTTTCTACATGGATTCTTGTCCTGGCTTTTATTATACACGGGTTTTCTTTTCTTTTCCGGTGTATAGAAACCGGTCATAGTCCATTTATCAATTTGTACGATTCCCTTTCTTTTTTTGCATGGACAATAACCGGCACTTATCTTGCCTTCCAGGTTAAGACAAAAACGAGGGTTCTCGGCGCTTTTGTGTCACCTCTTGCCTTCTTGCTCATGATGGTGGCATCCGTCCAATTAGGCGGGGAGGTTTCCATATCGTCCATCTTACAGGGACGCTTGGTAACTATTCACGTAATATTGTCTGTCTCAGGTGAAGCTCTTTTCACCCTTGCGTGTTGCGCCGGTGTTATGTATCTGATTCAGGAAAATTTTATAAAAAATAAAAAGTCTAGTGGATATAGCAGGCTACTGCCTTCGCTGCGGGATTTAGACAGAGTAAATCACATCTGTCTTCTCTGGGGTTTCCCTATGTTAACAATGGGAATTATTGCCGGATCAATCTGGGCACGGACTGCCTGGGGTAGTCACTGGCAGTGGGACCCAAAACAGATATGGACACTGTTTGCCTGGATATTCTATGCCCTTTTATTACACCAAAGACTTGCCATAGGATGGAAGGGTAGAAAAGTTGCCCTTTTTTCCATTGTTGCTTTCTTAATTTTGCTTTTTGCTTTTGTTGGAGTGAACATGTTTTTTATAACATCACACAGGTTTATGTAA
- the hemA gene encoding glutamyl-tRNA reductase, translating into MNIILIGINHRTAPVEIREKLSINCEDNDRPLVEIMRVPQIRESLFLSTCNRVEVLAGVSDIHSAVENLKSVIFSLGNLSSKELEKCLYIYHSDDAVRHLFRVASSIDSMVMGEPQILGQVKDAYRRCVEHGSSGVILNKLLHHAFRVAKRVRTETGISSNAVSVSFAAVKLAKKILGDLRGKTILLVGAGEMSELAAKHLMSNGVSKIIVANRTYGQAVKLADDFHGTPISFDLLEEKLKEVDIVISSTGAPGYIIGKAIISSALRRRKNRLMFLIDIAVPRDIDPEVNTIDNVYLYNIDNLQEIVDENINVRMREAEKAETIIDEEVLKFSGWLKTLEAVPTIVSLREKADEITESELQKSASWMRNLGEEEKKNIKILISSVTNKMLHDPITGLKEESQNDGAAPYIAAIRRLFRLDDD; encoded by the coding sequence ATGAACATAATATTGATTGGGATAAATCACCGGACAGCTCCTGTGGAAATAAGGGAGAAGCTTTCCATTAACTGCGAGGACAACGACCGGCCTCTGGTAGAAATAATGAGAGTCCCGCAGATACGTGAGAGTTTGTTTCTTTCTACCTGCAACCGCGTGGAGGTGCTTGCAGGTGTGTCGGACATTCATTCTGCCGTAGAAAACTTAAAATCCGTCATTTTTTCTCTCGGTAATTTATCTTCAAAAGAGCTGGAAAAATGCCTTTATATTTATCACAGCGATGATGCGGTAAGACATTTGTTCCGGGTGGCTTCGAGTATTGATTCCATGGTCATGGGAGAACCACAGATACTGGGACAGGTCAAAGATGCTTATCGCCGCTGTGTAGAACATGGCTCGTCGGGAGTTATTCTGAATAAGCTGCTTCACCATGCCTTCCGAGTGGCAAAGAGGGTAAGGACGGAAACCGGTATTTCCAGTAATGCTGTTTCAGTAAGTTTTGCAGCAGTAAAGCTGGCAAAAAAGATACTTGGAGATCTCAGGGGGAAAACCATTCTTCTTGTTGGCGCCGGCGAGATGTCAGAACTGGCAGCAAAACATTTGATGAGCAATGGGGTTTCCAAGATTATTGTGGCCAATAGAACCTACGGGCAGGCTGTGAAGCTGGCGGATGATTTTCATGGCACACCAATAAGTTTTGACCTTCTTGAAGAAAAACTCAAGGAAGTGGATATAGTAATCAGCTCTACAGGCGCGCCCGGTTATATTATCGGAAAAGCAATAATCTCCTCCGCATTGCGCAGACGCAAGAACAGATTAATGTTCTTGATTGACATAGCAGTACCGAGGGACATCGATCCCGAGGTGAACACAATAGACAATGTTTATCTTTATAATATCGATAATCTCCAGGAAATTGTTGATGAAAACATAAACGTCAGGATGAGAGAGGCCGAAAAAGCCGAGACAATTATAGATGAGGAGGTTCTTAAATTTTCTGGATGGCTCAAGACGCTCGAAGCAGTTCCAACCATCGTTTCTCTCAGAGAAAAAGCGGATGAGATTACTGAGAGTGAACTGCAAAAATCAGCTTCCTGGATGAGGAATTTAGGTGAAGAGGAAAAGAAAAACATAAAAATCCTGATTTCTTCTGTGACAAATAAAATGCTCCATGATCCTATAACAGGTCTTAAGGAGGAAAGTCAAAATGACGGTGCCGCTCCTTACATAGCGGCTATCAGAAGATTATTCAGATTAGATGACGACTGA
- a CDS encoding sigma-54 dependent transcriptional regulator, with the protein MRRILVVDDELNMRLVLKAMLKKENYEVATASNGLKALDILATSDVAVIVTDLKMPGLDGMGLLEKTVRDYPSIPVIIITAHGTIDTAVDALKKGAFDYITKPFEQDDLKNVINKAFKTRMFSEDEVVLSPDEIDRYEIIGYGKGMTEIFDTIKKVAPSTTTILITGETGTGKELIANAIHRNSPRKNNPLIKINCSAISENLIESELFGYEKGAFTGAVSRKPGRLELAHKGILFLDEVGDIPKEMQVKLLRVIQDHEFERVGGLQTIKVDVRLITATNRDLLQDVKEGRFRDDLYYRLNVLPIHLPALRERKEDIIPLADFFVEKFNKKLNRNIKHIDSGARRLFHNYSWPGNIRELENLIERLVLMAKGHSITIKDLPEEFNFQDEAVVTFRPEDQKKSFKDIIKSKTAEIEKQIIIKVLEECNGNITKAAKRLGLSRKGLQLKMTKYDLRK; encoded by the coding sequence ATGCGAAGAATCTTAGTTGTTGATGACGAATTAAATATGCGGCTGGTTTTAAAGGCCATGCTCAAAAAAGAAAACTATGAGGTTGCTACTGCCTCCAATGGCCTTAAAGCTCTCGATATACTGGCGACCAGTGATGTTGCAGTAATTGTAACCGACCTCAAAATGCCCGGGCTTGACGGCATGGGTCTTCTGGAAAAAACGGTCAGGGACTACCCCTCAATACCGGTCATTATCATTACCGCTCACGGCACGATAGACACAGCGGTGGATGCCCTGAAGAAGGGGGCATTTGATTACATCACCAAACCATTTGAACAGGACGACCTGAAGAACGTTATCAACAAGGCATTCAAAACCAGAATGTTTAGTGAAGATGAAGTGGTTTTGAGTCCCGACGAAATAGACCGATATGAGATCATAGGCTATGGCAAAGGCATGACTGAAATATTTGATACGATTAAAAAAGTGGCCCCCTCTACTACAACGATCCTCATTACGGGAGAAACAGGGACAGGAAAGGAACTGATAGCCAACGCAATCCACAGGAACAGTCCCCGTAAAAATAATCCACTTATTAAGATTAACTGTTCCGCCATCTCAGAAAATCTTATAGAGAGCGAACTTTTTGGTTATGAAAAGGGGGCATTTACAGGTGCAGTCTCAAGAAAGCCGGGAAGATTGGAACTCGCTCATAAGGGAATCCTTTTTCTCGACGAGGTAGGCGATATTCCAAAGGAGATGCAGGTAAAGCTCCTCAGGGTAATACAGGATCATGAGTTTGAAAGGGTGGGGGGACTCCAGACAATAAAGGTAGATGTAAGATTGATTACAGCCACAAACAGGGACCTTCTTCAGGACGTAAAAGAAGGAAGGTTCAGAGATGATCTTTATTACAGGCTCAATGTCCTACCCATCCATCTTCCGGCTTTGAGAGAAAGAAAGGAAGATATAATTCCCTTGGCCGATTTTTTTGTCGAGAAATTCAACAAAAAACTTAATCGAAACATCAAACACATTGATTCAGGGGCAAGAAGACTTTTCCACAATTATAGCTGGCCCGGGAATATCAGGGAGCTGGAGAATCTTATTGAAAGACTTGTGTTGATGGCCAAAGGACATAGTATTACCATCAAAGATCTCCCAGAAGAATTCAATTTCCAGGATGAAGCAGTAGTAACTTTCCGGCCTGAAGACCAAAAAAAATCTTTTAAAGACATCATCAAAAGCAAGACGGCGGAAATAGAAAAACAGATTATCATCAAGGTTCTGGAGGAATGTAACGGAAATATAACAAAGGCGGCAAAGCGGCTCGGTCTCAGCAGGAAGGGACTTCAACTGAAAATGACAAAATACGACCTCCGGAAATAA